Below is a window of Streptomyces sp. NBC_01429 DNA.
CCCGAATCCGGCCCCCACCACCCCAGGAGACACCCCTATGAGCAGCACCCACACCGGACTGCTGACCGGCCTGGTCCTCGGACTCGCCGCGGCGTTCGGCGGCTTCGGCGCCTTCCTCGTCGTCCTCGTCCTGGGCTTCTTCGGACTGCTCGTCGGACTCCACCTCGACGGAAAGGTCGACCTCGCCCAGCTCGTCGGCCGCGACAGGGGCTGACCGCGATGACCACCACCATGACCGCCACCGAGGCGTCCCCGCAGGGCGCCCCCGGCGCCGGGCCGCCCGCGGCGCCCGGTCCAGGGGAGCGGGGTGTGACCACCATCGCCGAGCGGGCCGTCGAGCGCATCGCCGCGCACGCGGTCACCGAGGTCGAAGGCGTGGGCGGCGTGGGCCGCCGGGTGCTCGGCGTCGCGGTCGGCGCCGGGGAACCCGACGGCGCCGCCACCGTCTCCGCCCGGATCAAGGGCGCCACCGCCTCCCTCGACGTACGCCTGTCGGTGAGCTACCCGGCCTCCGTGGCGCGGACCACCGAGGCGGCGCGCGCCCATCTCAAGGAGCGCGTGGGGGAGTTCACCGGGCTGACGGTGTCACGCGTCGACATCACCGTCACCGCCCTGCACAGCGCCGTCGCCGACACCAGGAGGGTCCTGTGAAACGCCGCCCCC
It encodes the following:
- a CDS encoding Asp23/Gls24 family envelope stress response protein, translated to MTTTMTATEASPQGAPGAGPPAAPGPGERGVTTIAERAVERIAAHAVTEVEGVGGVGRRVLGVAVGAGEPDGAATVSARIKGATASLDVRLSVSYPASVARTTEAARAHLKERVGEFTGLTVSRVDITVTALHSAVADTRRVL